Proteins encoded by one window of Erwinia pyrifoliae DSM 12163:
- a CDS encoding DUF4222 domain-containing protein, with the protein MIEQEFIQPWRCRYRDRRGVIVETIGIDTVNQRIIYRRPDYEHDCVCPRREWKKKFERVL; encoded by the coding sequence GTGATTGAACAGGAATTTATTCAACCGTGGCGCTGTCGTTACCGCGACCGCCGTGGCGTTATCGTTGAAACCATCGGCATTGATACCGTCAACCAGCGCATTATCTACCGGCGTCCTGACTATGAGCATGACTGCGTTTGCCCACGCCGGGAATGGAAAAAGAAGTTTGA